The following nucleotide sequence is from Solidesulfovibrio carbinolicus.
GCCCCTTCGGAGGCCTGGCCGGCCGGGCCGCCGGCATGCCCGGGCTGGCCGAAGTCCTGGTAGTAGCCCAGGACGAACGGCCCCGAGCGCAGCATGTCGGCCAGCACCCGGTCGTAGTCGCTGAGGGCGTCGGGCAGGCCGGTGACGGCCGCGTCCAGGCGCAGGTCGCGGCGCAACTGGCCGATGACGGCGCTGGGGCTGGCCCGGTCGGGTTCGGCGAAGACGATGTCCAGGCCCACGGCGGCGATGCCGGCGTTGCGCAGCCGCCCCAGCAGCAAGGCCACCCGGTAGCGCGGCCAGGGCCATTGGCCGTGCTCGGCCAGGCTCGCCTCGTCGATGTCCACGACCACCGGCACGCCGCTTCGCACCGTCGGCCGCTCCCGGGTGAGCATGGCGTCGTAAAGCTTGCCGTCCTGGAATTCCAGCCAGACCGGCCGGGCCAGGTACAGGCCGATGACGGCGGCGGTCACGGCCAGACCGGCCAGGAGCAGCTCGGCCCGGGAACCCAGGGCGCGCCAGACCCCGGCAACGAAGCCCAGGGGTCTGGCGGCCAGGGATGCCAAGGCCATGCCGCCGTGTGGTTTCGCCATGGGCTCGGCCTATTGGGCCGGGGTCTGGCCCAGGGGCACGTCCAGGGACATGGCCTTGCTCTTGGAGCCGGAGTTGCGGATCATGCTGCCGGCGGGCGGGTCGGCCAGATCGTCCACGGGCGAGCCCCGGCCGGTGACCTCGATGATGTTCTGGCCCTTGTAGACGAGGAGGTTGCCGAGGATGTCGTGGACCTTTCTGGCGTCGATCTCCAGCTTGACGAAGGCGTTGCCGCTTTCGTCCCAGCCCCAGCCCCGGTTGGGGCTGCGCAGATCGATGTCGGGGATATAGGCCCCGAAGATGGCGGCGCAGACCTTGGAGCGGTTGACGTCCTTGGTGAGCACGAAGTTTTCGGCGGTGCTGGCGCTGTAGATCTTTTCGCCGATCATGACCTGGGCCAGTTCGTCGTAGGCGTTGATCTGGGCGGCGCGCAAGGCCATCAGCGCCGGCCGGGCCGCCTCGGAGGTGGTGCCGAAGCCGAAGTTTTCCACGCGCACGTTTTTAAAGCGGTGCAGTTCGCCAAGAACGTTGATGATGGTCCCAAGCTCGATGTGGCCAAAGGCCAAGGCGATGTCCTTTTCCTTGTCGTAGATCATCTTGTCCACGATGATGCCCTTGATGACGGCCGCGGCCTTGGTGTCCTCGCGCAGGCTGGGTTCTTCGGTGAGGCCGAATTTCCCTTCGCTTTTGACCTTGAAGCCGATGACCGACTCCATGAGTTTGCGCTTGAGGTCCTGGGTGGCCATTTTCTCGGACATGAGCTGCCGGTTGCCGGCGGCCAGGGCCAGGCCGGCCATGAGCAGGATAAGGACGGGAAGGAAAAAGAGGGTCTTTCGCATGGCGGACTCCTTGTCGTGTGCGGGACGGCCGGGGCGTTCCCGGACCGGGCGTCCTTGCCCGGCCCGGCGGGAGCGCCTCCCGGCGGGTTGCCGGCTGGCGGCGCTTGCGCCGGCCGGACCGTCTCCTTGCCGGTACGAAAGCAAGAGACATGCCTGTTTGTCGTTGGGCGCGGCGGACGGCCGCGCCGGCTCACCAGCCCAGGGCCTTCAGGATTTTGTCCATGAGCGATGGTTCTTCCTCGGCGGGCGCGGCGGGCTGTTGTCCGGCCTTGGCGGCCGCGCCCGGGTCAACGGCCGGCCCGCCTTCGGCCGGGGGGACGAGCTTGCCGTCCTTGACGGTCAGCGTGCCCTGGACCGTGGCGCCCATGGGCACGTCGAGGGTTTGCAGCCGCACCGACAGGCCCGGGTCGCGGGGGGCGAAGGCGGCGTCCATGGCCTGGCTGGCGGCCGGGCCTTCCAGCCGCTTGCCGGCCGCCGGGCCGGCCGCAACCACGTTGACCTCGTCCACGGCCAGAAGCAGTCCGCCGGGCGCGGCCGGATCGGGTTTGACCCGGGCGGTGTAGCGCACGGTCCCGTTCTGGGGCAGGCGCTGCTGGCTGACCAGATGATCGGCGATTTTTTGGGAAAGTTCCTGCCGCCGGGCCTTCCAGGCTTCCATGAGGACGTCGTTGCCGGCCTGGGCCGGCATGGCCGCCAGGATCGCCATGGCGGCCATGAGCAGGCCGGCGAGGCTCGGGCCAAAGCGCGAAGGCATGGGACACTCCTTGCCGTTGGCGAAGGCTGGTTGGCGTCGCGTCCGGCCCAGGGCCGGACGCGACGGGTTGTTCTTTTGGGGAAGGCGCGATGTTAGAAGTCGGACGGGTCAATGGCCCGGCCGCCGCCGGTGAAGCTCTTTTCCACCTTGGGCCTGGGCGCGGGCGCGGCCTTTGGCCGGCAGCGGCTCTGGGCGTCGGCCAGCCCTTGGCGGGCCAGGGCGTAGCTCGGGTCCAGGGCCAGGGCGCGCTGGTAATGGGCCTTGGCGGCCGGGCAGTCGCCGTCAAGCAGGGCCAGGTTGCCGAGGTAGAAGTAGGCCTGGGGGTTGGTGGAGCCCAGGGCCGCGGCCTGGGCCAGTTCCTGGCGGGCGACCAGCTGATTGCCGGTGTCGTAGCTCAGGATGCCCAGGCCTTCGTGCAGGCGGGCATAGCCCGGGGCCACGGCCAGCCCGGCCCGGTAGGCGGCGTCGGCCCGGCCGGTCTGGCCCAGGCGGACATAGCTCTGGCCAAGATACCAGTAGGCGTCGGCCATGCCCGGGGCCATGCGCACGGCGGCGTCGAACTGGGCGGCGGCGTTGTTGTAGTCGCCCATGGTGAAGGCCCGCACGCCGGCGTCGTAGTAATCCTGGGCCGAAGCCTGGGGCGCGGCCACCACCACGGTCTGCTGGGGCTGGCAGGCGGCCAGGCCCATAAGCAGCACGGCGGCGGCCAGGACGGTCATGAGATGTTTGGCCATGACGGCTCTCCTTGGGTTCGGGCGTTGGCTACTTGAGCTTGTCCATGTCGGCCACGGCCTTTTGGACCAGGCGCTGGGACATGGTGTCCAGGGTCATGACGCGGGTTTCGGACTGGGACACGCCAAGCGCCCCGCCGCCCTTGGAGTTGATTTCCATTTTGTCTTCGATGTAGCCGGTGGCCTTTTGCTCGCCGGTGTTGGCGTCGAGGATCTTGTAGCGCAGGCCGACAATCCACACGGCGGCGGCTTCGTTGGCGTGGATGGAGCTGGCCGTGGCGTCGGCGGCATAACCGCCCGCGCCGCCGATGGCCGAGCCGGCGATGGCCCCGATCCAGCGGCCGTCGAAGCTCTTTTTCACTTCCGAGACGGGTTCGGCCTTGAGGATGTCGAAGCGCACCAGCCAGTTGGTGGCCTTGAACTTGCCTTTCTTGAATTTTTTCAGTTGCGTGGCGTCGCCGAGGTTGGCCGCGACCTCGATTTCCTTGAGCATGGGGCCCAGGTCGGAGCGCTCAAGCACCACGTAATGGGCCTTGCCAAGCTCCAATTCGGCGTAGTCGGCGATGTTGTTGCTGGTCACTTTCTGGGTGTAGGTGGCGTTGGCGCTTTTGATCTCGCCGGGGATGACCACCAGCATGGGACCGGGTTTGTCGCTGTAGGTGATGGGCTGGTACATGGCCTGGTCGGCTGCCTCGTTGGCCTGTTTCGAGGCCGAGCCGCCGGTGACGCAGCCGGTGAGGCCAACCGTCGCCAAAAGGGCCAAAACGCCGAGAACAGAAAACCGCATGATGCTCCTCCGTGTGGGGTTGGGGGTTGGGGACGCCAGTCGGTTTGCCGGAACAGCGCGCACCGGTTAGAAATTTTTGACCGCATCCAGCGGCTTGGCCGGGGCCTGGTCGCCGGAGAGGATCTTGGACGCGTCGGGGACCACCTCGGCCACCTTCTTGGCCGTTTCCTCGGACTTGACCAGCTCGCGCAGCCGCTCGGGCGGAGCCTGGACCAGGGAGGCCGGCACGGCCTGTCCCAGGCGCTCCATGACGGCCGGGGCGGTAAGCTGCGAGGCAAAGGCCAGCTTCACCACGTCGCCGTGGGCCGATTCCAGGCTAAACGCCCCCTGGCCCATCTTCTGGTTGAGCGGGGCCAGGATGGCCTTTTGCAGGAACTCGCCGAAGTTGCCGCGCGTGCCGACGAATTCCACCTCGAAAAGCGACGTGCTCGACTTGTCGAATTCCCGGAAATCCACGTTGAGCACCGGGCGCAGGCCGATAAATTCCTTTTTGACCAGCTGGCCGGCGTCATAGCTCGGCAGCCCGGCGATCTGGATCTGGTAGGTCTTGGCCGGGGCCTGCAAATGGTCGGCGAAGAACTCCTTGGAAAATTCGCCGCCGATGATGCGGCCGACTTCTTCCAAAGCCTGATCCTCGTCGGCCCAGCTCTGCTTCTGGGGCACCTTGCTGTTGTAGTAGATTTCCTCGCCGGTGTGGTTGTCCACGCACTTGATGGTGAGCGAGGTGAGCACGTACTTGGTGACGGTCAGCCCCGAGGCCGGCAGCTTGGCGCTGACGGTCTTGAACTTGGCTTCGCCGGAGATGGCGAAATCGGCGGCCTTGGCCCCCTTGCCGTCGGACGGGCGGCCGTCGTCGGACCAGATGCGGTAGCCGAAGCTCTTGATGCGTTCCTTGATGATGTTTTCGGCCACCGGCGAGCGCTCGGCCACCACGTCCGGGCCTCGGGCGGCGTCGCGCACGAAAACCGTGGCCGAGATGCGCGGATTGCCCTGTTCCTTCAGCGCCGCCATGCGCTCGTCGCGGCTCATTTCCTTGAGCGCGTCTTCCACGCCGCCCACATAGACCTCGGCCTTCATGAGCAGATGGGCGAACCCGTCCTCGCCGACCCAGGGGTCGGATTCCTTGATGATCTTTTTGATGATGCCCTGGGAGCGGGAGAATATCCGGTCTTTTATCACGGCGTAGTTCTCGACCAGGGTGGAGGATTCGACATAGGCCCCCACGGCCTTTTCGAGGATCTGGTTTTTGGCGTCGGCCCGCAGGGCGTCCAGGAGCAGGCCCTTGTCCCGGGCATAGGCCTCGCCGGCCGGGTCGGCCAGACCCTCGGCCGTGACGATGATGGTTTTTTCCGGTCCCGGGGCCTCGGGTTTGGGGGCGGCCGGCGCGTCCTTGGTTTTGGCGGCGGCCGGCAGGGCCAGGCCCAGGCACAAGGCCAGGGCCAGGATCACGAGGAGGGAAAAGCGTTTCATGGGGCGTCCCGTGGGTTGGGGTTGGCGTCGCGACGGCAT
It contains:
- a CDS encoding tetratricopeptide repeat protein, whose protein sequence is MAKHLMTVLAAAVLLMGLAACQPQQTVVVAAPQASAQDYYDAGVRAFTMGDYNNAAAQFDAAVRMAPGMADAYWYLGQSYVRLGQTGRADAAYRAGLAVAPGYARLHEGLGILSYDTGNQLVARQELAQAAALGSTNPQAYFYLGNLALLDGDCPAAKAHYQRALALDPSYALARQGLADAQSRCRPKAAPAPRPKVEKSFTGGGRAIDPSDF